A single region of the Drosophila takahashii strain IR98-3 E-12201 chromosome 2R, DtakHiC1v2, whole genome shotgun sequence genome encodes:
- the LOC108056955 gene encoding LOW QUALITY PROTEIN: uncharacterized protein (The sequence of the model RefSeq protein was modified relative to this genomic sequence to represent the inferred CDS: inserted 2 bases in 1 codon; deleted 3 bases in 2 codons) — protein MLSLARATPTINRKSQEGDGDGAIKMERDRVSTKVCNIFHSSRQMAMEKDKTDPREGANVAXSPHAHTQKRDCYLQNPRAPPTPHASLTPLSPPLNHPFHSRQNF, from the exons ATGTTAAGTTTGGCACGCGCCACGCCTACAATAAACCGCAAAAGTCAAgagggggatggggatggggctATAAAGATGGAGAGAGATAGAGTGTccacaaaagtatgcaacatatTTCACAGTTCGAGGCAGATGGCAATGGAA AAGGACAAAACAGACCCCAGGGAAGGCGCCAATGTCGC ATCGCCACACGCCCACACTCAAAAGCGTGACTGTTACTTGCAGAATCCCAGAGCACCCCCA ACGCCCCACGCCTCCTTAACCCCTCTATCCCCGCCCCTGAATCACCCCTTCCATTCGAGGcagaatttttga